Proteins from a genomic interval of Mycobacterium conspicuum:
- a CDS encoding SDR family NAD(P)-dependent oxidoreductase, with protein MQSVKGLNVLITGAAMGLGKLFATRAVQEGAASVVLWDANEAALKETAAELEAAGGTVHYETVDVTSQSRVAEAAEQVRADVGTIHVLFNNAGIVRGNGYFWENQPRDFMLTMEVNAIGPMLVAREFLPAMIASGTQCRVINIASSAGLNAIPRMAAYAASKWAAIGFSDSVRLELEQAGHQQVKVTTVCPTYINTGMFDGAKGILFTPMLEQQDVVDDAWTAMLKGKPFVVIPWTSKMNKVLSAMLPVRLRDAYLRRVGVYNSMDEFRGH; from the coding sequence ATGCAGTCAGTCAAGGGGCTCAACGTCCTGATCACCGGTGCGGCCATGGGCCTGGGCAAGCTGTTCGCGACCCGGGCCGTCCAGGAGGGTGCCGCCTCGGTGGTTCTTTGGGACGCCAACGAGGCGGCGCTGAAGGAAACCGCGGCGGAGTTGGAAGCGGCCGGTGGCACCGTCCATTACGAAACCGTCGACGTCACTTCGCAATCGCGGGTAGCCGAGGCCGCCGAGCAGGTCCGCGCCGACGTCGGCACGATTCATGTGCTCTTCAACAACGCCGGGATCGTGCGGGGCAACGGCTACTTCTGGGAGAACCAGCCACGCGACTTCATGCTCACCATGGAAGTCAATGCCATTGGCCCGATGCTGGTGGCCCGCGAGTTCCTGCCGGCGATGATCGCGTCGGGCACGCAGTGCCGGGTTATCAACATCGCATCCTCGGCTGGGCTCAACGCCATCCCCCGCATGGCCGCGTACGCCGCCTCCAAGTGGGCCGCGATCGGCTTTTCCGACTCCGTGCGGCTGGAGCTCGAACAAGCCGGCCATCAGCAGGTCAAGGTCACCACCGTGTGTCCGACCTATATCAACACCGGCATGTTCGACGGCGCCAAGGGCATCCTGTTCACTCCGATGCTCGAGCAGCAGGACGTGGTCGACGACGCGTGGACGGCGATGCTGAAAGGCAAACCGTTCGTGGTCATCCCGTGGACGTCGAAGATGAACAAGGTGCTCTCGGCTATGCTGCCGGTCCGGCTGCGCGACGCCTACCTGCGGCGCGTCGGCGTGTACAACTCGATGGACGAATTCCGCGGGCATTAG
- a CDS encoding SDR family NAD(P)-dependent oxidoreductase, which translates to MSALQGKIALVTGASSGLGAETARLLSRRGATVFGIGRDADRLAGVFADIDGGAYALVDVASAQACRDAVEQCVAKFGGLDALINIAGRHQMRRTESMTDEDWAEDLATNLSGPFYLCRAALSHLLARGGNIVNVASIAGVEGQAYSAGYCSAKHGLIGLTRALAVEYTADRLRVNAVCPGGMLTPQIEQFTAPENPNYDLILRSASPRGMMQPHDVASVIAFLASDDAAAVHGAVYRVDNGKGAG; encoded by the coding sequence GTGAGCGCACTACAAGGCAAGATTGCATTGGTGACCGGCGCTTCGTCGGGGCTGGGAGCCGAAACGGCGCGGCTGCTATCTCGGCGAGGCGCAACGGTTTTCGGCATCGGACGAGACGCGGACCGGCTCGCCGGGGTGTTCGCTGACATCGACGGCGGCGCATACGCTTTGGTGGATGTGGCCTCGGCGCAGGCCTGCCGAGACGCGGTGGAACAGTGCGTCGCCAAGTTCGGCGGGCTGGACGCGCTGATCAACATCGCCGGGCGGCACCAGATGCGCCGGACCGAGTCGATGACCGACGAGGACTGGGCCGAAGACCTCGCGACCAACCTCAGCGGCCCGTTCTACCTGTGCCGGGCCGCGCTGTCGCACCTGCTGGCCCGCGGCGGCAACATTGTCAACGTCGCCTCCATCGCCGGTGTCGAGGGGCAGGCGTATTCGGCCGGCTATTGCTCCGCCAAACATGGGCTGATCGGCCTGACCCGTGCCCTGGCCGTGGAATACACGGCGGATCGGCTGCGGGTCAACGCGGTGTGCCCGGGCGGCATGCTGACCCCGCAGATCGAGCAGTTCACCGCCCCGGAGAACCCGAACTACGACCTGATCCTGCGGTCGGCCTCACCGCGCGGCATGATGCAGCCCCACGACGTCGCCAGCGTCATCGCGTTTCTCGCCAGCGACGACGCCGCGGCCGTTCACGGCGCCGTCTACCGGGTCGACAACGGCAAGGGCGCCGGCTAA
- a CDS encoding TIGR03564 family F420-dependent LLM class oxidoreductase, with the protein MRISLITGLNNASPVESCIRELAEARDQGFARLWFTQMPFDADLLTVLAAALREVPDIAVASGVVPIQNQHPSLLAQRALTLNMIGEGRFTLGIGVTHRAVTEGMWGISWDRSVKRLSEYLDGLLPLLAGEQADAPGELVTTRGALQIPNAPAPEVYVAALGPQMLRLAGRRTAGTITWMTGPKTLREHIGPTLRDAAAEAGRPDGSVAVAAALPVSVTDDVDAARSLAAQQFAMYGHLPSYRAMLDREGYSGPEDAALIGDESTVSQHLDELRDAGVNEFVAISFEPSPEVGARTRACLRAWASKA; encoded by the coding sequence ATGCGCATCAGCCTGATCACCGGCCTCAACAACGCATCGCCGGTCGAATCCTGCATCCGTGAATTGGCCGAAGCCCGCGACCAGGGTTTCGCCCGCCTCTGGTTCACCCAGATGCCGTTCGACGCCGATCTGCTCACCGTGCTCGCCGCCGCGCTGCGCGAAGTTCCGGACATCGCGGTCGCCAGTGGCGTGGTGCCGATCCAGAACCAGCACCCGTCGCTGCTTGCGCAACGGGCGTTGACGCTCAACATGATTGGCGAGGGCCGCTTCACGCTGGGCATCGGAGTCACCCACCGGGCAGTGACCGAGGGAATGTGGGGGATCTCCTGGGACAGGTCGGTGAAGCGGTTGTCGGAGTACCTCGACGGCTTGCTGCCCCTGCTGGCCGGCGAACAGGCCGACGCGCCCGGCGAGCTCGTCACCACCCGGGGTGCCCTGCAGATCCCCAATGCGCCGGCCCCCGAGGTGTACGTCGCCGCGCTCGGGCCGCAGATGCTGCGGCTCGCCGGCCGGCGCACCGCGGGCACGATCACCTGGATGACCGGCCCGAAGACCCTGCGCGAGCACATCGGACCCACGCTGCGCGACGCGGCCGCGGAAGCGGGACGCCCGGACGGGTCCGTCGCGGTAGCCGCGGCGCTGCCAGTCAGCGTGACCGACGACGTCGACGCCGCCCGCTCGCTCGCGGCTCAGCAGTTCGCGATGTACGGCCACCTGCCGTCCTACCGCGCGATGCTCGACAGGGAGGGCTATTCCGGCCCGGAGGACGCCGCGTTGATCGGCGACGAGTCGACCGTGTCGCAGCACCTCGATGAGCTTCGCGACGCGGGCGTGAACGAGTTCGTCGCCATCTCCTTCGAACCGTCGCCCGAGGTCGGCGCGCGCACGCGAGCGTGCTTGCGCGCCTGGGCATCTAAGGCCTGA
- a CDS encoding MFS transporter, which yields MTLDQEERAEAEIPSVWAPIRSRVYRNLFIAQLASNIGSWMQSVAAQWFLVEKHSSDVVIALVQTASLAPTLLLGLFAGALADIFDRRRLLIVLQTYAVVVAMALAALTYLGRVGPTELLLFTVAIGCASALTGPAWQAIQPETVPREQIPAASALGSVSGNAARAIGPAIGGVVVALAGPAAVFAINAVSFAGIIFALLAWKRPVQPAPLERERFGNAIVSGLQFVGNSPIFRRILTRAALFLFPASALLALLPVAAAHRWHLGSAGYGVALAAIGCGAVLAVVFATPLHRRASDNVLLAASAAVSGLAPLAVVWLPFGAAIPFLVLSGMAWLMSLTTLNAAAQLSLPSWVRARGLAAYLLVATGSQAIGSYVWGALATREGLPVAMIGSAVVLGVVALSTPVLGLRPCTGTLSLDVSTAWPTPTVTFEPCPQDGPVLVTVHYRVPAESLDDFTEAMRAVRQARLRTGGHSWRLYHSVGRPDTFLERFTVASWTDFERQRTERWLEYDHDAVARARSFTVDDERVQEYYLALRMRRPRTTKRMAGHQH from the coding sequence GTGACCCTGGACCAGGAGGAGCGCGCCGAGGCGGAGATACCGTCGGTGTGGGCGCCGATTCGCAGCCGCGTGTACCGCAACCTGTTCATCGCGCAACTCGCGTCCAACATCGGTTCGTGGATGCAAAGCGTGGCGGCCCAATGGTTCCTGGTCGAGAAGCACAGCAGCGACGTCGTGATCGCCTTGGTCCAGACGGCAAGCCTCGCCCCGACGCTGTTGTTGGGGCTGTTCGCCGGCGCGCTTGCCGACATATTCGACCGGCGGCGCCTGCTGATCGTGCTGCAAACGTATGCCGTGGTGGTGGCGATGGCCCTCGCGGCGCTGACCTACCTCGGCCGCGTCGGTCCGACCGAACTGTTGCTGTTCACCGTCGCCATCGGCTGCGCCTCGGCACTGACCGGACCGGCCTGGCAGGCGATTCAGCCCGAGACCGTGCCGCGCGAGCAGATACCCGCCGCTTCGGCGTTGGGCAGCGTCTCGGGCAATGCCGCCCGCGCCATCGGACCGGCAATCGGCGGCGTCGTTGTGGCGTTGGCCGGGCCGGCCGCGGTGTTCGCGATCAACGCGGTGTCGTTCGCTGGCATCATCTTTGCCCTGCTGGCATGGAAACGACCGGTCCAACCGGCGCCGCTCGAGCGAGAGCGCTTTGGCAACGCGATCGTCTCCGGGCTGCAGTTCGTTGGCAACAGTCCGATCTTCCGCAGGATCCTCACGCGCGCAGCGCTTTTCCTGTTTCCCGCATCGGCGCTGCTGGCTTTGCTACCCGTGGCCGCCGCCCACCGGTGGCACCTGGGATCCGCCGGCTACGGGGTGGCGTTGGCGGCCATCGGTTGCGGCGCCGTGCTCGCTGTCGTCTTCGCCACACCGCTTCATCGCAGAGCGTCGGACAACGTGCTGTTGGCCGCGTCCGCCGCCGTGTCCGGTCTTGCGCCGTTGGCGGTCGTCTGGCTGCCGTTCGGTGCGGCGATACCGTTCCTGGTGTTGTCCGGGATGGCCTGGCTGATGTCGCTGACGACGCTGAATGCCGCGGCGCAGCTATCGTTGCCGAGTTGGGTTCGGGCCCGAGGGCTGGCGGCGTATCTGTTGGTCGCCACGGGATCGCAGGCGATCGGCTCCTACGTTTGGGGGGCCCTTGCGACCCGGGAGGGGTTGCCCGTCGCGATGATCGGGTCGGCGGTGGTGCTGGGGGTCGTCGCGCTCAGCACCCCGGTGCTGGGGCTGCGGCCGTGCACTGGGACGTTGAGCCTCGATGTTTCGACCGCCTGGCCAACGCCGACAGTCACTTTCGAGCCTTGCCCCCAGGACGGACCGGTGCTGGTCACCGTCCACTACCGCGTTCCGGCCGAAAGCTTGGACGACTTCACCGAGGCGATGAGGGCGGTCAGGCAGGCGCGGCTGCGGACGGGCGGCCACAGCTGGCGGCTGTATCACAGTGTGGGACGGCCGGATACGTTCCTCGAGAGGTTCACCGTCGCGTCGTGGACCGACTTCGAGCGCCAGCGAACCGAGCGGTGGCTGGAGTATGACCACGACGCTGTCGCGAGGGCGCGCAGCTTCACCGTCGACGACGAGCGGGTGCAGGAATACTACCTAGCCTTACGCATGCGCCGGCCGCGCACAACGAAACGCATGGCAGGACACCAACATTGA
- a CDS encoding thiolase family protein, with protein sequence MSARDDIWILGIRMTKFGKHPDKDTVDLAAEAATGALSDAGVTMADIGVIAAGNLMAANAGIGQQLQKQIGQTGIPVYNVANACATGATALRTAIMAVKAGEVKYGLAVGVEKLSGAGLLGAGGSKKADAEVWAPKGRYGAVAGIDGRIGTEAMPGVFAQIGTEYGHKYGGTSFELFAKISEKNHAHSTLNPLAAYQKRFTLEQIMGDVMIAYPNTRPMCSANCDGAAAAVVCNGETLKSLSLEQQRRAVKVSASVLTTDPWEDGCQVLPNVNTLTRNAAATAYEQAGVGPSDLDLVELHDCFATAELVHYDNLMLCEEGGAADFFNSGASWRDGSTPVNVSGGLQSKGHPIAATGIANIWEICHHLRGEAGDRQIENAKVGLAHVIGLGSACGVHILEKSAV encoded by the coding sequence ATGAGCGCCCGCGACGACATTTGGATTCTCGGGATCCGGATGACCAAATTCGGCAAGCACCCGGACAAGGACACCGTGGACCTGGCGGCCGAGGCCGCGACCGGCGCGCTCTCCGACGCCGGCGTGACCATGGCCGACATCGGCGTCATCGCGGCCGGGAACCTGATGGCGGCCAACGCCGGGATCGGGCAGCAGCTGCAAAAGCAGATCGGCCAGACCGGCATCCCGGTGTACAACGTGGCCAACGCCTGCGCCACCGGGGCGACGGCGCTGCGGACCGCCATCATGGCCGTCAAGGCGGGCGAGGTGAAGTACGGGTTGGCCGTCGGCGTCGAAAAGCTCTCCGGCGCAGGGCTGCTCGGTGCGGGCGGCAGCAAGAAGGCCGACGCCGAGGTCTGGGCGCCGAAGGGCCGCTACGGTGCCGTCGCGGGGATCGACGGCCGCATCGGCACCGAGGCCATGCCCGGGGTGTTCGCCCAGATCGGCACCGAGTACGGCCATAAGTACGGCGGCACGAGCTTCGAGTTGTTCGCCAAGATCAGCGAGAAGAACCACGCCCACTCGACGTTGAATCCGCTGGCGGCCTATCAGAAGAGGTTCACACTCGAGCAGATCATGGGCGACGTCATGATCGCCTATCCGAACACCCGGCCGATGTGCTCGGCCAACTGCGACGGTGCCGCGGCCGCGGTGGTGTGCAACGGCGAGACGCTGAAGTCGCTGTCGCTCGAGCAGCAGCGGCGCGCGGTGAAGGTGTCGGCTTCGGTGCTGACCACCGACCCCTGGGAGGACGGCTGCCAGGTGCTGCCGAACGTCAACACCCTGACGCGCAACGCCGCCGCGACCGCCTACGAGCAGGCCGGCGTCGGGCCGAGCGACCTCGACCTGGTCGAGCTGCACGATTGCTTCGCCACCGCCGAGCTGGTGCACTACGACAACCTGATGCTGTGCGAGGAGGGCGGCGCCGCCGACTTCTTCAACTCGGGTGCGTCCTGGCGCGACGGGTCGACTCCGGTCAACGTGTCCGGCGGGCTGCAGTCCAAGGGCCACCCGATCGCGGCCACCGGCATCGCCAACATCTGGGAGATCTGCCATCACCTTCGCGGCGAGGCGGGCGATCGCCAGATCGAGAACGCGAAGGTGGGGCTGGCCCATGTCATTGGCTTGGGTTCTGCCTGCGGCGTGCACATCCTGGAGAAGTCAGCGGTCTAG
- a CDS encoding Zn-ribbon domain-containing OB-fold protein — translation MAGQIPLVDYLVLDDGAPHLIAQECTSCGARYFDRRNACAGCFATEFKTVPVATEGTVRAFTIVTFAAPGIPVPFVASVVDCDGTRVRANLVNVEPDPAQIRDGMKVRLATYPIGTDSEGTEAIGFGFEPAN, via the coding sequence ATGGCTGGGCAGATCCCATTGGTCGACTATCTGGTGCTCGACGACGGCGCACCCCACCTGATCGCGCAGGAATGCACCAGCTGCGGCGCCCGATATTTCGACCGGCGCAACGCGTGCGCCGGCTGCTTCGCGACCGAATTCAAGACCGTGCCGGTGGCGACCGAGGGCACCGTGCGCGCGTTCACCATCGTCACCTTCGCCGCGCCGGGGATCCCCGTCCCGTTCGTCGCGTCCGTGGTCGACTGCGACGGCACCCGGGTGCGCGCCAACCTCGTCAACGTCGAGCCCGATCCCGCACAGATCCGTGACGGCATGAAGGTGCGGCTCGCCACCTACCCGATCGGCACCGATTCCGAGGGCACCGAGGCGATCGGCTTCGGCTTCGAGCCCGCCAACTGA
- a CDS encoding YdeI/OmpD-associated family protein, whose protein sequence is MSTKQVPGGVVHKLPADLRTALMANSTALAAWQDITPLARNEFICWVEDAKQEATRQRRIRRTQEELEEGLRRPCCWPGCKHRERTGR, encoded by the coding sequence GTGAGCACCAAGCAAGTGCCCGGTGGGGTGGTGCACAAGCTGCCCGCGGACCTGCGCACGGCGCTGATGGCGAACTCCACGGCGCTGGCCGCGTGGCAGGACATCACACCCTTGGCGCGCAACGAGTTCATCTGCTGGGTCGAGGATGCCAAACAAGAGGCGACCCGGCAGCGACGGATTCGGCGCACCCAAGAGGAGCTGGAAGAGGGCCTGCGCCGCCCCTGCTGCTGGCCCGGCTGCAAGCACCGCGAGCGCACCGGCAGGTGA
- a CDS encoding ketopantoate reductase family protein, giving the protein MTEHDYRYVIIGAGAIGGTVGGVLTRAGIPAILVARGQHAQVLTSAGMTLRTPDGTFHTAVSAASRPADVRLSRRDVLVFATKTQQLDAALQEWVDQPVHDRDGVVGMAGELLPAMTALNGVAAEEKALRYFSRVFGVCVWLPAVHLEPGEVIVRSWPLVGQLHIARWPASISSPADAELLARLAETWTAAGIHVRTPDDVVPWKYNKLLSNLGNAVGALTADDTRDVIAALREEGADVLRQAGIDYISFETSTAARAEDGPTIRPIPGWDAGQSNSTWQSLSRNTGNVETDFFNGEIVRLAHEHGTTAPRNAAIARAARAAVRSGAGPTPYSAAELAELLGMSAAGASGSHA; this is encoded by the coding sequence GTGACTGAACACGACTACCGGTACGTCATCATCGGTGCCGGCGCCATCGGCGGCACCGTGGGCGGGGTGCTGACGCGGGCTGGCATTCCTGCGATATTGGTCGCGCGGGGTCAGCACGCTCAGGTTCTGACATCGGCAGGCATGACGCTAAGGACCCCGGACGGCACCTTTCACACGGCCGTCAGCGCGGCGTCGCGGCCCGCGGATGTGCGCCTGAGCCGTCGGGACGTTCTGGTCTTCGCGACCAAGACCCAGCAACTCGACGCCGCGCTGCAGGAGTGGGTCGATCAGCCGGTCCATGACCGAGACGGTGTGGTTGGGATGGCGGGCGAGTTGCTGCCGGCGATGACCGCACTCAATGGCGTTGCGGCCGAGGAGAAAGCGCTGCGCTATTTCTCGCGGGTCTTTGGTGTCTGCGTGTGGTTGCCCGCCGTACACCTCGAGCCCGGCGAGGTGATCGTGCGGTCCTGGCCGCTGGTCGGTCAGCTCCACATCGCACGCTGGCCGGCCTCGATCAGCAGCCCGGCCGACGCCGAGCTATTGGCTCGGCTCGCCGAGACGTGGACCGCCGCCGGAATCCACGTGCGCACGCCCGACGACGTCGTGCCCTGGAAGTACAACAAGCTGCTGAGCAACCTTGGCAACGCCGTGGGCGCCCTGACCGCGGACGACACCAGGGACGTGATCGCGGCGCTGCGCGAGGAAGGCGCGGATGTGCTGCGCCAGGCGGGAATTGACTACATCTCATTCGAGACATCCACGGCGGCGCGGGCCGAAGACGGCCCGACCATCCGTCCGATACCGGGATGGGATGCCGGGCAAAGCAATTCGACCTGGCAGTCGTTGAGCCGCAATACTGGCAACGTAGAGACCGACTTTTTCAACGGCGAGATCGTTCGGCTCGCCCACGAACACGGGACCACCGCGCCACGCAACGCCGCGATAGCGCGCGCGGCGCGGGCCGCGGTCCGCAGCGGCGCGGGGCCAACTCCCTACTCGGCTGCGGAGCTTGCGGAACTGCTGGGGATGAGCGCGGCTGGCGCCTCGGGCAGTCACGCATGA
- a CDS encoding NUDIX hydrolase: MTIPYDEALRERVRGHLTGHDRRVVTDPAKRHAAVAVLLVDSEVGEDRVDPAPVDDWIAGRPMESGLDGRMVDVSGGAAFLLCRRASHLNSHAAQWALPGGRLDPDETVIDAALRELDEEVGIRLPDHTVLGLLDDYPTRSGYVITPVVIWGGGRLDPRPAPDEVVAVYRVGLHELQRDDSPRFITIPESPRPVVQIPLGNDLIHAPTGAVLLQLRWLCLEGRHDPVDELEQPVFAWE, translated from the coding sequence ATGACCATTCCCTACGACGAGGCGCTGCGCGAGCGGGTTCGCGGCCATCTAACCGGTCACGATCGCCGCGTCGTGACGGACCCGGCCAAGCGGCACGCCGCGGTCGCGGTGCTGCTGGTGGACTCCGAGGTCGGCGAGGACAGGGTGGATCCCGCGCCGGTGGACGACTGGATCGCCGGGCGGCCCATGGAATCGGGTCTGGACGGGCGGATGGTCGACGTCTCGGGAGGTGCGGCGTTCCTGCTGTGCCGGCGCGCATCCCACCTCAATTCGCATGCCGCACAGTGGGCGCTGCCCGGGGGGCGCTTGGACCCGGACGAGACCGTGATCGACGCCGCGCTACGGGAACTGGACGAGGAGGTCGGCATCCGGCTGCCAGATCACACCGTGCTGGGCCTGCTCGACGACTACCCGACACGCTCGGGATACGTCATCACACCGGTGGTGATCTGGGGCGGCGGACGGCTCGATCCGCGCCCGGCCCCCGACGAGGTGGTGGCGGTCTATCGGGTGGGACTGCACGAATTGCAACGCGACGATTCGCCACGGTTCATCACCATCCCGGAGAGCCCCCGTCCCGTCGTGCAAATTCCGTTGGGGAACGACCTCATTCACGCGCCGACGGGCGCGGTGCTGCTGCAGTTGCGGTGGCTGTGCCTGGAGGGCCGCCACGACCCCGTCGACGAGCTGGAACAGCCGGTGTTCGCCTGGGAGTAA
- a CDS encoding aminotransferase class I/II-fold pyridoxal phosphate-dependent enzyme, whose translation MTEHLRAYNSLWQVRSDSWCRLEEAADRLTRPTTAGALKEKCVSTCQELLARLSTLEPYWAFPGSPQFARVQRLFAAGSYDKFAQAVLRINRALSTESYRSGDVENAGADELDIFPADPRQLEHQPPTQGERPYFEVLVVEKMSEAQEAALRNEVRKWRRPDDEFVFELVVVSSGDEALIAARLNVNLQAVVIRRRFSHQSTRDLSALSEFVDSDVSDELNDHQSPEDRAQILAVSLAKLRPELDLYLMTEIEVEDIAGRLGQYFRRVFHAREGMLELHLTILQGVAARYRTPFFSALKQYSHRPTGVFHALPISQGKSIVNSHWIKDMVGFYGLDVFMAETSATCGGLDSLLEPTGPLREAQQLAAQAYGSRHTYFVTNGTSTANKVVTQALVAPGDIVLLDRNCHQSHHYGMMLAGANVIYLEAYPLNDYSMYGAVPLHEIKSKLLALKRAGKLDRVKMMSLTNCTFDGVVYDVQRVMEECLAIKPDLVFLWDEAWFAFARFHPVYRTRTAMASAQALRERLQDSGYKRRYEEALVAQAAASDDDLLHRRLLPDPARARVRVYATQSTHKTLTALRQGSMIHVYDQDFDQKVAEPFHEAYMAHTSTSPNYQILASLDLGRRQVALEGVELVQRQIENAMQLRDAIDNHPLLSKYMRCLRTSDLIPDRFRPSAIAQPLRSGLRNMIAAWDQDEFVLDPSRITLFIGPTGYDGDTFKRQQLMDRYGIQINKTSRNSVLFMTNIGTTRSSVAFLVEVLVNIARELDQDISEMSLGEREHFERAVYRLTEMSLPLPDFSGFHPAFMDRNGSEPTPEGDVRRAFYLSYDDANCEYLTGEQIDERLDAGVDIVSATYVTPYPPGFPVLVPGQVFSREILQFMRDLDTPEIHGYLPNFGYRVYTEKAIETVSAAVGLPVNGNAPEPDKGKAPKRKLARRGGNGDGNVPEVGQDELVGQQQPGDAVTVPPMGNGGK comes from the coding sequence ATGACCGAACATCTGCGCGCTTACAACAGTCTCTGGCAGGTCCGCAGTGACTCCTGGTGCCGACTAGAGGAAGCCGCCGACCGGCTGACCCGCCCGACCACCGCGGGAGCGTTGAAAGAGAAGTGCGTCAGTACTTGCCAGGAGTTGCTGGCTCGGCTGAGCACGCTGGAGCCCTATTGGGCCTTCCCCGGTTCGCCGCAATTCGCCCGCGTGCAAAGACTTTTCGCGGCCGGCAGCTATGACAAGTTCGCTCAGGCGGTGCTGCGGATCAACCGCGCACTGAGCACGGAGTCGTACCGCTCCGGCGACGTGGAAAACGCCGGCGCCGACGAGCTGGACATCTTTCCCGCCGATCCCCGCCAGCTCGAGCATCAACCGCCGACGCAGGGCGAGCGCCCATACTTCGAGGTACTCGTCGTCGAAAAGATGTCGGAGGCCCAGGAAGCGGCGCTGCGTAACGAGGTGCGCAAATGGCGGCGTCCCGATGACGAGTTCGTCTTCGAGCTCGTGGTGGTGTCCAGCGGCGACGAGGCACTGATCGCGGCGCGGCTCAACGTCAACCTGCAGGCGGTGGTGATCCGGCGCCGCTTCTCCCACCAATCGACGCGGGACCTGTCCGCGTTGTCGGAGTTCGTCGACAGCGACGTGTCGGACGAGCTCAACGATCACCAGTCACCCGAAGACCGCGCGCAGATCCTCGCGGTTTCCCTGGCGAAGCTGCGCCCCGAACTCGACCTCTACCTGATGACCGAAATCGAGGTCGAGGACATCGCCGGGCGGCTGGGCCAGTACTTCCGCCGGGTGTTTCATGCGCGGGAGGGCATGCTCGAGCTGCACCTGACGATCCTGCAGGGGGTGGCGGCGCGCTATCGCACCCCGTTCTTCAGCGCGCTCAAGCAGTACAGCCACCGGCCGACGGGTGTCTTTCACGCGCTGCCGATTTCGCAGGGCAAGTCGATCGTCAACTCGCACTGGATCAAGGACATGGTCGGCTTCTACGGCCTGGATGTGTTCATGGCCGAGACGTCGGCGACGTGCGGCGGCCTCGACTCGCTGCTCGAACCGACCGGGCCGTTGCGCGAAGCCCAACAGCTCGCGGCCCAAGCCTACGGATCACGTCACACGTACTTCGTCACCAACGGAACCTCGACGGCCAACAAGGTCGTGACGCAGGCGTTGGTGGCCCCCGGCGACATCGTGCTGTTGGACCGCAACTGCCACCAGTCGCACCACTACGGCATGATGCTCGCCGGCGCGAACGTCATCTACCTCGAGGCCTACCCGCTCAATGACTACTCGATGTACGGCGCGGTGCCGCTGCACGAGATCAAGTCAAAGCTGTTGGCGCTCAAGCGCGCCGGCAAGCTCGACCGGGTCAAGATGATGTCGCTGACCAACTGCACCTTCGACGGAGTCGTCTACGACGTGCAGCGGGTCATGGAGGAGTGCCTCGCCATCAAGCCCGACCTGGTATTCCTTTGGGACGAGGCGTGGTTCGCGTTCGCGCGTTTCCACCCCGTCTATCGGACCCGCACCGCGATGGCGTCAGCGCAGGCGTTGCGCGAGCGGCTGCAGGACTCCGGTTATAAGCGGCGCTATGAGGAAGCCCTGGTCGCCCAGGCCGCAGCCAGCGATGACGATCTGTTGCATCGCCGCCTGCTGCCCGACCCGGCACGGGCCCGGGTGCGGGTGTACGCCACCCAGTCGACACACAAGACGCTGACCGCCCTGCGGCAGGGGTCGATGATCCACGTCTACGACCAGGACTTCGACCAGAAGGTCGCCGAGCCGTTCCACGAGGCCTACATGGCCCACACCTCGACCTCGCCCAACTACCAGATCCTCGCGTCCCTGGATCTGGGCCGCCGGCAGGTGGCGCTGGAAGGCGTCGAATTGGTGCAGCGGCAGATCGAGAACGCGATGCAGCTGCGCGACGCCATCGACAACCACCCGTTGCTCAGCAAGTACATGAGGTGCCTGCGCACATCCGACCTGATTCCCGACCGGTTCCGGCCGTCGGCCATCGCCCAGCCGCTGCGTTCGGGCCTGCGCAACATGATCGCGGCCTGGGATCAGGACGAGTTCGTGCTCGATCCCTCCCGGATCACCCTGTTCATCGGGCCCACCGGCTACGACGGCGACACCTTCAAGCGCCAGCAATTGATGGACCGCTACGGAATTCAGATCAACAAGACTTCGCGCAACAGCGTGCTGTTCATGACCAACATCGGGACCACCCGCAGCTCGGTGGCGTTCCTGGTGGAAGTCCTGGTCAACATCGCGCGCGAGCTCGACCAAGACATCTCCGAGATGAGCCTCGGTGAACGCGAACACTTCGAGCGCGCCGTGTACCGGCTCACCGAAATGTCGTTGCCGCTGCCCGATTTCAGCGGCTTCCACCCCGCATTCATGGATCGCAACGGAAGCGAGCCGACACCCGAAGGTGATGTCCGCCGGGCCTTCTACCTGTCCTACGACGACGCCAATTGTGAATACCTCACCGGCGAGCAGATCGACGAACGACTCGACGCCGGGGTCGACATCGTGTCGGCGACCTACGTGACCCCCTATCCGCCCGGCTTCCCGGTGTTGGTGCCGGGCCAAGTGTTCAGCCGCGAAATACTTCAGTTCATGCGGGATCTCGATACACCCGAAATCCATGGCTATTTACCGAATTTCGGCTACCGCGTGTATACGGAAAAGGCGATCGAGACGGTCAGCGCGGCCGTCGGGTTGCCGGTTAACGGGAATGCACCCGAGCCGGACAAGGGCAAGGCGCCGAAAAGGAAGCTGGCGCGTCGCGGCGGGAATGGCGATGGCAACGTTCCCGAGGTCGGGCAGGATGAGTTGGTCGGCCAGCAACAGCCCGGCGATGCGGTCACCGTGCCACCGATGGGTAATGGCGGCAAGTAG